Part of the Syntrophorhabdaceae bacterium genome is shown below.
ACCGGGATAAGACCATTGCGGGCATACACTTCGGGGAGCTCTACGCAGACTTCTAGGCTCCCCGTCCGATGCCTATAAAAGACTGCGATCTCATGAAGGCGGCGTTGAGCCGCATCAACCGATCTGCTCGCTGAGATACATTTGCACGCCAACCTGCTCGATCTGGTCAAGCTGGGCTTCTATCCAGTCTATATGACCCTCCTCTTCCGTGAGGATGGACTGAAGGAGCTCGCGGGTGCCGTTGTCGCCCATCTCGACAGCGAGGCGAATGCTTTCGTTATAGCCCTTGATCGCCCCTGACTCGGCGCCGTGGTCGTTCTGGTGCATCTCCGGCACATGACCTCCTATAAAAATAGGGGTGAGGTTGCTCACGGTAGGGCGGCCCTCCAAAAAGAG
Proteins encoded:
- the bfr gene encoding bacterioferritin encodes the protein MKGNERVIEHLNARLAEELSAINQYMVHAEMCENWKYIRLHGTIRERAIVEMKHAEKLIERILFLEGRPTVSNLTPIFIGGHVPEMHQNDHGAESGAIKGYNESIRLAVEMGDNGTRELLQSILTEEEGHIDWIEAQLDQIEQVGVQMYLSEQIG